From Cardiocondyla obscurior isolate alpha-2009 linkage group LG09, Cobs3.1, whole genome shotgun sequence, one genomic window encodes:
- the Axo gene encoding axotactin isoform X3 produces the protein MIYRENRILGILVLLNVIVKMPANQTVSPKTDIVEEIEEFTTTKRIVPDRCLVKTEPGPCKHYVHKWTFNKAEGKCRTFPYGGCLGNENRFNSEAECLYYCVGGADHTLPPYLVTKGNVFVATSTTTMSTSPPTTTSTPRPTFTPPKPTKPPVPKHLRGKELTFMESGHEKTFMFAQSNTFIQLDGPGIKTFQLRLCREISFKFRTKLPHGLLVYHSVKDRPESLDPYALYVIVEKGQLKIVHVFGKQSTSLTVGQGLNRDEWHSVLVRIDVHGAKLIARVDDKKAETTLKVLERIVNYGVSDELASVVLIGGLSSEERLHGVKYIIESFVGCIRDMVLSSGKSASDLLPIQPLIATKHENVKEGCIDKCRTRENLCFVAEQCVNHYNSLTCDCFGTNYEGERCDVYTATILTLRGSSYVSFRVYDWKDRVHSSVNRISLAFKTKWDNSALFYASGEIDGTPHYIAASIVNGSVHVELDFGHNSKISTTLGDYVTSDHWNNLTIFHNGSSVYVSLDDEVKVLEVPGENWDMIIDPEIYIGGGPELHKKKGLLSHNNFAGSLKYVFFNDKSIIYELKRSNPMVHYIGVLEPEYYEANVEVIPITYPFAGSHIWWPIERTDSLKLNFDFKSSKPVAIVASGEVKSNRGVGYWELRQVNDEIRFHLIPVKNENITVSTSVKFPPYNTSWHAVELNYTKGELNILLDYRNKQHKLFSMAFELGDKVIIGSGKSNAGLVGCMREIRVNGQRIEPRYVINTKRVVGEVALDNCQFVDPCKRPNTCEHGGKCSVKEDRITCDCTDTGYIGKNCHFAQYRKTCEELALLGYTQDDVYKIDIDGNGRFPPALVKCEFQSIEDSTKTIVEHNLPSQVDVRSITESDFSFNITYRQFTAEMLQELISHSLYCSQYVKYDCYKAPLELHSATWFLGSKGTTVDYIGNVNRGSCPCGMNRTCVNSNLSCNCDVSAGNAGKWLSDEGYYETPDSLGITGMVFLQQRDLEEDARGRITLGPLECVETNTQKYVVTFTTSQSYIEVPGWRKGDIAFSFRTTGEKAILLYQPPIRSNYPSFMVALTSEYRLTFNFTLNTGTNRELQVESRRKLNNGEWQKIWIDYNDYHVRFMINTDFLMVDLLPEEEFGPFEGSMFIGGATAEHLKTSSVRQGLIGCFRGLVVNGEILDIHSYMSVHLSEIIKDCKPSCQPNKCQNGARCVELWSNFECVCENRWAHLGTYCETNINNKALTFTSPGAFLKKNYFGSDDNEERLQLKSMLLENILINLRTYDTHSLILYANDHLNNFVHLYISNGTNIVYLFNAGNEIKNITVENPNVNTGISVQIAIIRGENWTTLYVNEYNVTLNATPVLLDTYSNKPWTNSEKEVLAPQRPPAPPTDYFQVNLGGFDPDNLLRVGKKGALIQGYIGCLRGLMIGKYLVDLPSLASEANHEGSKGVLPNCQMKCDAMPCKNLGICTEDFGRQESSCNCELTSYFGEHCADEKGADFSGDSVLQREFELEGEVNQLKVQLAFSTNELRQRTTALLLVQTDNKRSYYLLVALTSEGQLIFEEDRDGSAAGVRLSDRNFLNGARHSVYYVRDNNTATLLIDREPVQLLPIPGIPIPDEDETPGSTEIQLGGLNTTDSRFIAYKGYTGCLSNVVISINGGPDMKPLEEYMLFTKQGSETVRATIPAGVRSAQCAVFHVQPGGLEPPKNDSVGRDKAWVEDPPERILYKSQYSGATQEEQGAGTYIFIALCCVFVTAVIVCIYEVWRSARKDRQRRRDAASGAVGASPSGSQRWQSQQYTDSLVTAAGVKTIGFKNVMDDDKRPNGTHVKVANAKEYKPLPNTEPKDSINDKKVHIKDEEPEKKELLGVNTGIVIKPVKPNPFSMEDLREEPELEEREEEEEEEEEEEDTQEPEADENKDQPQEHQQEEQKDASNQDDELLVMPVRNKTAGEATLTDKLDSNETQVLLETNFSVTGLNEIKTERIAPKTNVTAKSTMPKRPMSLDLNAPINFRKLRGTAQPEKVTVKLINGDEESLQSRGGAYAGVTYHAPNN, from the exons ATGATCTACCGCGAAAACAGGATCCTCGGGATCCTCGTCTTGCTCAACGTAATCGTAAAGATGCCGGCGAATCAAACGGTCTCGCCGAAAACGGATATAGTcgaagaaatagaagaatttaCCACGACGAAAAGGATTGTGCCCGACAGATGTCTTGTCAAGACAGAGCCAGGCCCCTGCAAGCACTACGTTCACAAATGGACCTTCAACAAAGCTGAAGGAAAATGTCGGACTTTCCCTTACGGCGGCTGTTTAGGAAATGAAAATCGATTTAATTCGGAAGCAGAGTGTCTCTATTATTGCGTCGGTGGGGCTGACC ATACCCTACCGCCTTATCTTGTGACAAAGGGCAACGTATTCGTCGCAACGAGCACTACGACCATGAGTACTTCACCACCGACAACGACTAGTACCCCACGACCGACATTCACACCTCCGAAACCAACAAAACCACCAGTGCCTAAGCACCTACGAGGAAAG GAATTAACTTTCATGGAATCTGGTCACGAGAAAACATTTATGTTCGCACAAAGTAACACTTTCATTCAACTCGACGGTCCTGGAATCAAAACCTTTCAATTAAG ACTATGTCGCGAGATATCCTTCAAGTTTCGCACCAAACTTCCACACGGTTTACTAGTTTATCACAGTGTCAAAGATCGCCCAGAAAGCCTTGACCCTTACGCCCTTTATGTGATAGTAGAGAAGGGTCAACTGAAAATTGTTCATGTATTCGGCAAACAGTCGACTAGTTTAACAGTCGGCCAAGGGCTGAACAGAGACGAGTGGCATAGCGTTCTCGTGAGGATCGACGTACACGGGGCTAAATTAATAGCCAGAGTCGACGATAAGAAGGCCGAAACTACTCTAAAAGTTTTAGAACGTATCGTTAATTATGGAGTATCTGATGAGCTCGCTTCAGTTGTTCTTATTGGAG GACTAAGTTCCGAAGAACGATTACACGGAGTAAAGTACATAATAGAATCCTTCGTTGGATGCATCAGGGATATGGTTCTGAGTTCCGGAAAATCCGCCAGCGATTTGCTGCCCATTCAACCGTTAATCGCGACTAAACACGAAAATGTGAAGGAAGGATGTATAGATAA GTGTAGAACACGAGAGAACTTGTGCTTCGTCGCCGAACAATGTGTGAATCACTACAACAGTTTAACGTGCGATTGTTTCGGCACGAATTACGAGGGTGAACGTTGCGATGTGTACA CCGCGACTATACTAACACTGAGAGGCTCCTCATACGTGTCCTTTCGCGTGTACGATTGGAAGGATCGTGTTCACTCGTCTGTCAACAGGATCAGCCTCGCTTTTAAG ACTAAATGGGACAACTCCGCCTTATTTTACGCTTCCGGCGAGATCGACGGCACGCCGCATTACATTGCGGCTTCAATTGTAAATGGATCAGTCCACGTTGAACTCGATTTCGGGCACAATTCGAAAATCTCCACCACGCTGGGCGATTACGTAACGTCTGATCATTGGAACAACCTGACTATATTTCACAATGGATCTTCCGTTTACGTTAGCTTGGACGACGAAGTTAAGGTACTAGAAGTACCGGGAGAAAATTGGGATATGATAATCGATCCTGAGATATATATCGGTGGCGGGCCAGAGCTTCACAAGAAGAAGGGTCTTCTGTCGCACAATAACTTTGCTG GTTCCTTAAAATACGTATTCTTTAACGACAAATCAATCATATATGAATTAAAGCGCTCCAACCCTATGGTGCATTACATCGGTGTGCTGGAGCCAGAATATTACGAGGCCAATGTCGAAGTTATTCCGATCACGTATCCTTTCGCGGGTAGTCACATTTGGTGGCCGATCGAGCGAACCGACTCGCTAAAGttaaatttcgattttaaaagCTCGAAGCCAGTCGCAATTGTTGCTTCAGGCGAAGTAAAAAGCAATCGCGGTGTTGGTTACTGGGAG TTACGTCAAGTCAACGATGAAATTCGTTTCCACCTGATACCAGTTAAAAATGAGAATATTACTGTGTCAACGTCAGTGAAATTTCCGCCTTACAACACTTCGTGGCACGCGGTCGAGCTCAATTACACAAAAGGCGAGCTCAATATCCTTCTCGATTACAGGAATAAGCAACACAAGCTCTTCTCTATGGCGTTTGAATTAGGCGATAAGGTCATTATAGGAAGCGGTAAAAGTAACGCGG GTCTGGTGGGATGTATGCGCGAGATACGAGTGAACGGTCAGAGAATCGAACCTAGATACGTAATCAACACTAAGAGAGTAGTCGGGGAAGTTGCTTTAGATAACTGTCAGTTTGTCGACCCGTGTAAGAGACCAAACACTTGCGAGCACGGCGGCAAGTGCTCGGTGAAAGAAGATAGGATTACGTGCGATTGCACGGACACAGGATACATCGGGAAGAACTGCCATTTCG CGCAATATAGAAAAACGTGTGAAGAACTGGCCCTCTTGGGTTACACGCAAGACGACGTTTACAAAATCGACATCGACGGAAACGGCCGATTCCCGCCCGCTTTAGTAAAGTGCGAGTTCCAATCGATCGAAGATTCGACGAAAACGATCGTCGAGCACAATTTACCATCCCAAGTGGACGTCAGATCTATTACCGAGAGTGACTTTTCTTTCAACATCACGTATAGGCAGTTTACCGCCGAGATGCTGCAGGAGTTGATCTCCCACTCGCTTTATTGCAGCCAATACGTAAAGTACGATTGTTACAAGGCACCCTTGGAGCTGCACAGTGCTACATGGTTCTTGGGCTCCAAAGGTACCACCGTCGATTACATTGGAAATGTTAATCGCGGATCCTGTCCGTGTGGCA tGAACAGAACGTGCGTAAATTCTAATTTGAGTTGTAACTGCGACGTGTCTGCCGGAAACGCCGGTAAGTGGCTATCGGACGAGGGATACTACGAAACACCCGACTCTTTAGGCATCACCGGAATGGTATTTTTACAACAGAGAGATCTCGAGGAAGATGCCCGGGGACGTATCACTCTGGGACCATTGGAATGTGTTGAAACGA atacGCAGAAATACGTGGTAACGTTCACGACGTCGCAATCGTATATCGAAGTGCCTGGTTGGAGGAAAGGTGACATAGCATTCAGCTTTCGAACGACAGGCGAGAAAGCTATTCTTCTGTATCAGCCACCAATTCGGAGCAATTATCCTTCTTTTATGGTTGCTCTAACGTCGGAATATCGATTGACCTTTAATTTCACCCTGAATACCGGTACAAATCGCGAATTACAAGTGGAAAGTCGACGTAAATTGAATAACGGCGAATGGCAAAAGATTTGGATCGACTACAATGACTACCATGTGAGATTTATGATCAACACTGATTTTTTAATGGTGGATTTATTACCCGAGGAAGAATTTGGACCTTTCGAGGGATCTATGTTCATCGGCGGTGCTACTGC aGAGCATTTAAAAACTTCTTCCGTTCGGCAAGGTCTCATTGGCTGCTTTCGCGGTCTCGTTGTTAACGGAGAAATATTAGATATTCACAGTTATATGTCGGTGCATCTGTCGGAAATTATCAAAGACTGCAAGCCCTCGTGCCAACCTAATAAGTGTCAGAACGGCGCTAGATGTGTCGAGTTGTGGAGTAACTTCGAATGCGTGTGTGAAAATCGATGGGCACATTTAGGCACTTATTGCGAAACAA ATATCAACAACAAAGCACTGACATTTACCTCGCCAGGTGCTTTCTTGAAGAAAAACTACTTCGGATCGGACGACAATGAGGAAAGGCTACAGCTGAAAAGCATGCTGCtggaaaacattttaattaatttacgaactTACGACACCCATTCTCTAATACTTTATGCGAACGATCACTTGAATAATTTCGTACACCTCTACATTTCAAATGGCACTAATATCGTATATCTGTTCAACGCTGGCAACGAGATCAAAAATATCACCGTGGAAAATCcaa ACGTTAACACGGGAATTTCCGTGCAGATTGCTATAATTCGAGGCGAAAATTGGACTACATTGTACGTGAACGAGTACAACGTCACCCTGAACGCGACACCGGTCCTCTTAGATACATATTCGAATAAACCTTGGACAAATTCAGAGAAAGAAGTTCTCGCACCACAGAGACCGCCTGCACCTCCAACTGACTATTTCCAG gtAAATTTAGGAGGATTCGACCCTGATAATTTGTTAAGAGTCGGAAAGAAAGGTGCCCTAATTCAAGGTTACATTGGCTGCTTGCGAGGTCTTATGATCGGCAAATATCTCGTCGATCTACCGAGCTTAGCCAGCGAAGCAAATCACGAAGGGAGTAAAGGTGTTTTACCGAATTGTCAAATGAAATGCGACGCAATGCCATGCAAGAATTTAGGGATTTGCACGGAGGATTTCGGCAGGCAGGAGTCTTCCTGCAATTGCGAACTGACGTCCTACTTTGGCGAACATTGTGCCGACG AAAAGGGCGCCGATTTCAGCGGAGATAGCGTACTTCAGCGCGAATTCGAGCTCGAGGGCGAAGTGAACCAATTGAAAGTTCAGCTAGCATTCTCAACGAACGAACTACGACAGCGTACCACCGCGTTGCTGCTAGTACAGACTGATAACAA AAGGAGCTACTACTTGCTGGTGGCTTTGACGTCCGAGGGACAGCTCATCTTCGAAGAGGACAGAGACGGCTCTGCAGCTGGAGTACGTCTGAGCGATCGGAATTTCCTGAACGGCGCACGTCATAGCGTCTATTACGTTCGCGATAACAACACGGCCACTCTCTTA ATCGACCGTGAGCCCGTTCAATTGCTGCCGATTCCAGGAATACCGATACCAGACGAGGATGAAACTCCGGGTTCTACGGAGATACAGCTTGGTGGATTAAACACCACCGATTCGCGATTTATCGCCTACAAAGGATATACTGGCTGTCTCAGTA atgtcGTGATATCAATCAACGGAGGCCCCGATATGAAACCGTTAGAGGAATACATGCTCTTTACGAAACAAGGCAGCGAAACTGTACGAGCAACGATACCAGCCGGCGTCAGAAGCGCTCAATGTGCGGTCTTTCACGTTCAGCCAGGTGGTCTTGAACCACCCAAAAACGATAGCGTG GGCCGTGACAAAGCATGGGTCGAGGATCCGCCGGAAAGAATTCTGTACAAATCGCAATATTCCGGCGCCACTCAGGAGGAACAAGGAGCAGGAACATACATCTTTATCGCCCTATGTTGCGTCTTCGTGACCGCGGTAATCGTATGTATTTACGAGGTGTGGCGAAGTGCACGTAAGGATCGTCAACGACGCCGCGACGCAGCCTCCGGAGCAGTTGGAGCCTCTCCTTCGGGCTCGCAAAGGTGGCAGTCGCAGCAGTACACGGATTCCCTGGTCACGGCAGCCGGCGTGAAAACGATCGGGTTTAAAAATGTGATGGACGACGATAAAAGGCCAAATGGAACTCACGTGAAAGTGGCTAATGCCAAAGAATACAAACCACTGCCGAATACGGAACCCAAAGACTcgataaacgataaaaaagttCACATTAAAG ACGAAGAACCAGAGAAAAAGGAGCTCCTAGGGGTAAATACAGGCATCGTCATTAAACCTGTGAAACCAAACCCATtc TCAATGGAAGATCTGAGGGAAGAACCCGAATTGGAAGAACgtgaggaagaagaagaggaggaagaagaggaagaagataCTCAGGAACCGGAGGCGGACGAGAACAAAGATCAGCCGCAGGAACATCAGCAAGAGGAACAAAAGGACGCGAGTAATCAAGATGACGAACTTCTCGTTATGCCGGTAAGAAACAAGACGGCAGGAGAAGCTACCTTGACTGACAAATTGGACTCGAACGAAACGCAGGTCCTCCTCGAGACGAACTTTTCCGTGACAGGGTTGAACGAGATCAAAACCGAGCGTATAGCACCAAAAACGAATGTTACAGCGAAGAGTACTATGCCGAAGAGACCGATGAGTCTCGACCTCAACGCGCCGatcaattttcgaaaattacgCGGAACAGCTCAGCCTGAGAAGGTCACGGTAAAATTGATCAATGGCGATGAGGAGAGTCTGCAGTCTCGAGGTGGAGCCTACGCCGGCGTTACATATCACGCTCCGAACAATTGA